In the Pseudanabaena sp. PCC 7367 genome, one interval contains:
- a CDS encoding aromatic ring-hydroxylating dioxygenase subunit alpha — protein MFKNFWYAVEFSDRISETPCLVKAFNQEFAVYRTAAGKVLAMDNRCVHRGAALANGTVNDNCLTCPYHGWKFDSSGKCVDIPANPAGMSIPNRAKVSTYDVVEKYGWIWLFWGDLPIDERPPIPELPHFYNPDLKAISGDFNWSANYERIVENGLDIAHAPFVHAGAFGNPDAPEVAEYELEIQPDGAGTTVMLEPTPPGGIWRFLLGNNKKADRVKTRTAFILPNITVLEVHLSFGMLAIYTSHVPIDAQTTVSKWVSFRSFFKGGWADRDSRKRVINIFEQDRPVVESQRPQQIPFDLGAELHVQSDALPLQYRKMRLELRDRGWFMGKTQAEGKAETDRHDYALTESPDGNSNLIYN, from the coding sequence ATGTTTAAAAATTTCTGGTACGCAGTTGAATTTAGCGATCGGATCAGCGAAACTCCTTGCCTGGTGAAGGCCTTTAATCAGGAATTTGCAGTTTATCGTACTGCTGCTGGAAAAGTATTGGCGATGGATAATCGCTGTGTACATCGGGGTGCAGCCTTAGCCAATGGCACTGTAAATGATAATTGCCTCACCTGTCCCTACCACGGTTGGAAATTTGATTCTAGTGGCAAATGTGTGGATATCCCTGCTAACCCGGCAGGTATGTCGATTCCCAATCGGGCAAAAGTATCTACCTATGATGTGGTGGAAAAATACGGCTGGATCTGGTTGTTCTGGGGCGACCTGCCGATCGACGAAAGGCCACCGATCCCCGAATTGCCGCATTTTTATAATCCAGATTTAAAGGCAATCAGTGGTGATTTTAATTGGTCGGCTAACTATGAGCGAATCGTTGAAAATGGTCTGGATATTGCCCATGCGCCGTTTGTCCATGCGGGGGCGTTTGGCAATCCCGATGCGCCGGAAGTGGCAGAATATGAGCTAGAAATTCAACCCGATGGTGCGGGCACAACCGTGATGCTGGAGCCAACTCCACCTGGTGGGATCTGGCGATTCTTGCTGGGCAACAATAAAAAAGCCGATCGGGTCAAAACTCGCACTGCCTTCATTCTGCCGAATATTACGGTGCTGGAAGTACATCTTTCCTTTGGCATGTTGGCGATCTACACCTCCCATGTGCCGATCGATGCTCAGACCACGGTGAGCAAATGGGTCTCTTTCCGCAGCTTTTTTAAGGGCGGTTGGGCCGATCGGGATTCCCGCAAGCGGGTAATTAATATTTTTGAGCAGGATCGCCCGGTGGTTGAGTCGCAGCGCCCCCAACAAATCCCCTTTGATCTTGGCGCTGAGCTACATGTGCAATCGGATGCCTTGCCATTGCAATATCGCAAAATGCGTCTGGAATTGCGCGATCGCGGTTGGTTTATGGGCAAAACCCAGGCGGAAGGCAAAGCAGAAACCGATCGCCATGATTATGCTCTTACTGAATCTCCAGATGGGAACTCTAACCTGATCTACAACTAG
- a CDS encoding tetratricopeptide repeat protein: MSPSPEQPNHANLELATACLVTGNQLFGQDQVDAAIAKYQEAILLNQNYFQAHFNLGIALRQKGDLDAAQAAYQKALAIEPDSAKAHYSLGNVLMDAKQLAAAIESYQRAIELDPDLDSAHFMLGYADQASGQLEQAIFHYQKAIDANPQRGDAYYNLGLAYGSRKQTNLAIANLEQAVQLLPNDLKIRISLAKEYKKAGNFQAAQPHYEQAIAIDPDHAETQFQLGYVYHQTNQLDAAIRQYQRAIALDPNYELTYSNLGAILRRQGDLEAAIAMYEQALEVNPRNTSALYNLGNAFLAKHQIEDAIACYRQVVEIKPDAIHAHQDLANLLFKTDIVAARTAAEDYHRGCAHIDPIATLANLISTNIKSDYYDVALKYFLEVEAHVYANLSQLNPEQLKTLYRGLLFFVPFLRDDAIVNAKFFTTIATAYREKVVKPQVEAAIGQLAANGIQPPRYELEQTHSNQSEQSRNKPNQEPLRIGFLSDNFKRHSVGWCSADFITKLRDFTPELYFYAADIFTDDDQTQKFRQVAKGFYKFTGEKAEDRLAPMLKQMWQDNLDVLIELDSTMSPLPAYILYASPAKVCMSWPGFEAPFISAKHYFICDRYTQPADRDQYYLEKLFRVPHSHMAIAGFKSLTIDRAAERQKLGITDQQVVYLYAAPAQKSNPASIAAQAQILAQVPNSIILRKGAQDLDTAKALYAEYCDPLAVSSDRIIFLPRTNTEEEHRIIYQIADVGLDSYPYNGGTHNLESLWFNLPVVTLVGDQSFARMGYSFVATIGLSDKKAGIAQNWHEYIAEAVRLGGDRDLRNSLKAQLAKSKQPESLSPLWNPAKFAHDLYNQLAQMVQKNPIERSSKSENLTNPVTVKAVKVAKSTSESFKQLAQETAKILSQLEQNPVNPNLIGQLRSLRRRIAEQWLILPTNQLANAYRGDLGKAHAQLLHSELRLRALTVEDEQILQDLYQRINTGIDPGIDPNINNPKNNHAPTAATSPPSQVTDSLRGLIALTLFKYPHQLAIAVDHLFALLMAAPHWLFGGLLQFCLEAPVMFMEVGEGDRYCQFVSHLVSFLKQQISKYLQPRHNLDHIEDVDNPERQFWQNVSRQFVLNSYFVPAYFNQQNLRQLYQDRAAIARTSLQANGYQLDWQFAPRPSDRQKIRLGVLKQNYNPYTETYSTLPLFEHLDRDRFEIFLYATTPSDHPFAKYCQGLGDRFIPLPTNPKQQAELIRQHDLDIMAIGTNITAAIEPITVLALHRLARVQLTNFCSPVTTGSPNMDYYISGQLCEPVTDLDSVANSENFNTSEDIDTSEHFDDSGDSGDSGDSKDSDRSPAVLDAHTNQHKQHNQNNQNNQQSPELLSQPAIDHSTTLPITTSPHYQEKLITLTGVGYCFNYQPIAPTPGRLRPGRASWGANPEAIVFISGANFYKILPELRHAWAKVLAAVPNSILVLYPFGGNWRRKYPIQTFVSHLLEVLAWYGVKPERLVTLRNIPTRADVKVCLQQADIYLDSFPYGGANSTIDPLEVGLPTVAMDGECLRNQQGAALLRQLGLDGLIVNNEAEYIDRAVQLATDVNLRHNFSQKIRQAMQPTPLFLDSKAYAGQLEPIFEQMITQWQLKQEQKQDHDRQDQHLDSLNDPLEPQKKK; this comes from the coding sequence ATGAGCCCAAGCCCAGAGCAACCAAATCATGCAAATCTAGAGTTAGCCACCGCCTGTTTGGTAACGGGCAATCAACTTTTTGGTCAGGATCAAGTTGATGCGGCAATCGCTAAATATCAAGAAGCCATTCTGCTCAATCAAAATTATTTTCAGGCTCACTTCAATCTCGGCATCGCCCTACGTCAAAAAGGCGATCTAGATGCAGCCCAGGCCGCCTATCAAAAAGCCCTGGCGATCGAGCCAGACAGTGCCAAAGCCCACTACAGCCTGGGGAATGTGTTGATGGATGCAAAGCAGTTGGCGGCTGCGATCGAGTCCTATCAACGGGCGATCGAACTAGACCCAGATCTCGACTCGGCGCATTTTATGCTTGGCTATGCCGATCAAGCCTCCGGCCAACTTGAACAAGCCATATTTCACTATCAAAAGGCGATCGATGCAAATCCCCAACGGGGCGATGCTTACTATAATTTGGGCTTAGCCTATGGCAGCCGCAAGCAAACGAACCTGGCGATCGCTAATCTAGAGCAAGCAGTCCAGCTTTTACCCAATGACCTCAAAATAAGAATTTCCCTGGCCAAGGAATATAAAAAAGCTGGCAATTTCCAGGCCGCCCAACCCCACTATGAACAGGCGATCGCAATTGATCCTGATCATGCAGAGACCCAGTTCCAACTTGGTTATGTTTATCACCAAACTAACCAGCTAGATGCAGCGATCCGGCAATATCAACGCGCGATCGCCCTTGACCCCAATTACGAGCTAACCTATAGCAATCTGGGGGCAATTTTGCGCCGCCAGGGTGACCTTGAGGCAGCGATCGCTATGTATGAGCAAGCGCTTGAGGTTAATCCGCGCAACACCTCTGCCCTCTATAACCTTGGTAATGCATTCCTGGCCAAGCACCAGATTGAAGATGCGATTGCCTGTTATCGCCAGGTAGTCGAAATCAAACCCGATGCGATCCATGCCCATCAGGATTTAGCCAATCTTTTATTTAAAACTGACATTGTGGCAGCCAGAACCGCAGCGGAAGACTACCATCGCGGCTGTGCCCACATTGATCCGATCGCCACCTTGGCAAATTTAATCAGCACGAATATTAAGTCGGATTATTATGATGTCGCGCTTAAATATTTCCTGGAAGTAGAAGCGCATGTCTATGCTAACTTGAGCCAATTAAATCCAGAACAACTCAAAACCCTCTATCGTGGTTTGCTGTTCTTTGTGCCGTTCCTGCGCGATGACGCGATCGTGAATGCTAAGTTTTTTACCACCATAGCGACAGCCTACCGGGAAAAAGTAGTTAAACCGCAGGTGGAAGCTGCCATAGGGCAATTGGCCGCAAATGGGATTCAACCTCCCCGTTACGAGTTAGAACAAACTCACAGCAATCAAAGTGAGCAGAGCCGTAATAAACCCAACCAAGAACCTCTACGGATTGGCTTCTTGTCGGATAACTTCAAGCGCCATTCGGTGGGTTGGTGTAGCGCTGATTTCATTACTAAACTGCGGGATTTTACCCCAGAACTATATTTTTATGCCGCTGATATATTTACAGACGACGATCAGACCCAGAAATTCCGCCAGGTAGCCAAGGGGTTTTATAAGTTCACGGGCGAAAAAGCCGAAGATCGCTTAGCGCCTATGCTTAAACAAATGTGGCAAGACAATCTGGATGTGTTGATCGAACTGGATTCAACCATGTCGCCGTTGCCCGCCTATATTCTCTATGCCAGCCCTGCCAAGGTTTGTATGTCCTGGCCAGGGTTTGAAGCACCGTTTATTAGCGCCAAGCATTATTTCATTTGCGATCGCTATACCCAACCAGCCGATCGGGATCAGTATTATTTAGAAAAACTATTTCGGGTGCCCCATTCCCACATGGCGATCGCCGGGTTTAAAAGTTTAACGATCGATCGGGCGGCTGAGCGTCAAAAGCTGGGCATCACCGATCAGCAAGTAGTTTATCTCTATGCTGCGCCAGCCCAAAAGTCCAACCCCGCTAGCATTGCTGCCCAGGCTCAGATCCTAGCCCAGGTTCCTAACAGCATAATTTTGCGCAAAGGTGCTCAAGATCTCGATACCGCCAAGGCGCTCTATGCGGAATATTGCGATCCCTTGGCAGTTAGCAGCGATCGGATCATTTTTCTACCTCGCACTAACACCGAAGAAGAACACCGAATCATTTATCAGATCGCCGATGTTGGCCTGGATTCCTATCCCTATAATGGTGGCACCCATAACCTGGAATCACTCTGGTTTAACTTGCCCGTAGTGACGCTGGTGGGTGATCAATCGTTTGCCAGGATGGGTTATTCATTTGTGGCTACGATCGGCTTGAGCGATAAGAAAGCAGGCATTGCCCAAAATTGGCATGAATATATTGCCGAGGCGGTGCGATTAGGGGGCGATCGGGACTTGAGAAATTCGCTCAAGGCGCAGTTAGCCAAGTCTAAACAGCCGGAATCTTTATCACCACTATGGAACCCCGCCAAATTCGCCCATGATCTCTATAATCAGCTGGCGCAGATGGTGCAAAAAAATCCGATCGAAAGATCAAGTAAATCAGAAAATCTCACTAATCCAGTCACTGTCAAAGCTGTAAAAGTTGCAAAATCCACCAGTGAATCATTTAAGCAACTTGCCCAGGAAACCGCAAAAATCCTCAGCCAGCTAGAACAGAATCCGGTTAATCCTAATTTAATTGGTCAACTGAGATCCTTGCGCCGCCGGATTGCGGAACAATGGTTAATCTTACCAACCAACCAGCTAGCTAATGCCTATCGTGGCGATCTTGGTAAAGCCCATGCCCAACTACTGCACAGTGAGTTGCGACTGCGAGCATTGACAGTAGAGGATGAGCAAATCCTGCAAGATCTTTATCAGCGCATTAATACGGGAATTGATCCAGGTATTGATCCAAATATTAATAATCCCAAAAATAATCACGCTCCAACTGCAGCAACCTCGCCACCAAGCCAAGTTACTGATAGTTTGCGTGGTTTGATTGCCCTGACCTTGTTTAAATATCCCCATCAATTGGCGATCGCGGTCGATCACTTATTTGCCCTGTTGATGGCTGCACCGCACTGGTTATTTGGTGGGTTGCTGCAATTTTGTTTGGAAGCACCAGTGATGTTTATGGAGGTGGGCGAAGGCGATCGCTATTGCCAATTTGTCAGCCATCTGGTTAGTTTTCTCAAGCAGCAAATCAGCAAATATCTCCAGCCTCGACATAATCTTGACCATATTGAAGATGTTGATAATCCAGAACGGCAATTCTGGCAGAATGTATCCCGTCAATTTGTGTTGAATTCTTATTTTGTGCCCGCCTACTTCAACCAGCAGAATTTACGCCAGCTCTATCAAGACCGCGCCGCGATCGCCAGAACCTCTTTGCAGGCCAATGGTTATCAATTGGATTGGCAGTTTGCCCCCAGACCCAGCGATCGCCAAAAAATCAGATTGGGCGTACTCAAACAAAACTACAACCCCTACACCGAGACCTATTCAACCCTGCCACTGTTTGAGCATCTTGACCGCGATCGGTTTGAAATTTTCCTCTATGCCACTACACCCAGTGATCATCCCTTTGCCAAATACTGCCAGGGGCTGGGCGATCGTTTTATTCCACTCCCCACGAATCCCAAACAACAAGCGGAATTAATCCGCCAACATGATCTAGACATCATGGCGATCGGCACGAATATCACCGCAGCGATCGAACCAATTACAGTCCTGGCCTTGCATCGATTGGCACGAGTGCAACTCACTAACTTTTGCTCGCCCGTGACTACGGGTAGCCCGAATATGGACTATTACATCTCAGGGCAATTATGTGAGCCTGTTACTGATTTAGATAGTGTTGCTAATTCGGAGAATTTTAACACTTCAGAGGATATTGACACTTCAGAGCATTTTGATGATTCAGGAGATTCAGGGGATTCAGGAGATTCAAAGGATTCAGATCGATCGCCCGCAGTGCTTGATGCCCATACCAATCAGCACAAGCAGCACAACCAAAATAACCAGAACAACCAACAATCACCAGAATTATTGAGCCAGCCAGCGATCGATCATTCAACCACCTTACCGATCACAACATCCCCCCATTATCAGGAAAAACTAATTACCCTAACCGGAGTAGGCTATTGCTTTAATTACCAGCCGATCGCCCCGACTCCAGGTAGGCTCAGGCCAGGACGAGCAAGTTGGGGGGCAAATCCGGAAGCGATCGTATTTATTTCGGGAGCCAACTTCTATAAAATTTTGCCAGAACTACGCCATGCCTGGGCTAAAGTTCTCGCGGCAGTGCCCAATTCAATTCTGGTGTTATATCCCTTTGGCGGCAATTGGCGACGTAAATACCCGATTCAAACCTTTGTCAGTCATTTGCTGGAGGTGTTGGCCTGGTATGGGGTTAAGCCAGAGCGACTAGTGACCCTGCGTAATATTCCCACCCGCGCTGATGTAAAAGTCTGTCTACAGCAGGCAGATATTTATCTGGATTCGTTTCCCTATGGTGGTGCAAATTCCACGATCGATCCGCTGGAAGTGGGCTTACCGACGGTGGCGATGGATGGTGAATGTCTCCGCAATCAGCAAGGGGCGGCTTTATTGCGGCAATTGGGGCTAGATGGCTTAATCGTTAATAATGAAGCTGAATATATCGATCGGGCGGTGCAACTGGCCACGGATGTCAACTTGCGCCATAATTTTAGCCAGAAAATCCGGCAAGCAATGCAGCCAACACCGCTGTTTTTGGATAGCAAAGCCTATGCCGGACAACTAGAGCCAATTTTTGAACAAATGATTACGCAATGGCAACTTAAACAGGAACAGAAGCAAGATCACGATCGCCAGGATCAACACCTTGATTCACTGAATGATCCACTGGAGCCGCAAAAAAAAAAGTAG
- a CDS encoding tetratricopeptide repeat protein gives MPDNAKIQFKLGKTLLENEQWRSAISSFEQVIEIDPDFWEAHYNLGICWRKLEQYDRAIACYERVKPLQPDLADLYYSLGNVLLDANQIDEAIATLQHCRRLQPTHAEALGSLGYGFYLNDQLDLALEHYHQAIGLDPNLHLVRTNLGETLLELNRLDQSIAAFEAALAIAPDQAETHVKYAKALLTNGELGRGFTEHEWRWQMANYRLPNWSQPLWQGFELSEHNRSMQSVPTELTNKTLLIWAEPGQFFGDTIHFGRYLPLLATRLPQTRIVLQCHTALVKLLETIAGLEVITAAQLPQLEFNYHLPALSLPHIFQTKINDIPDRVPYLEVPASARSPQLAQVFNASKTNKYKIGIVWASGKRSGTWLNRFYRHKSCPLELFLPLLQLPEVELYSLQVGEDAKQLEPLGLEFIANREGDRSVNLITNLSPYIQDFADTATLIEQLDLVIAVDTAVAHLAGAMGKPTWVLLATDAEWRWLRDRIDCPWYPTMRLFRQTHLGDWQGVFDEILAALAIELGI, from the coding sequence TTGCCAGACAATGCCAAAATCCAATTTAAGCTGGGCAAAACCCTGCTAGAAAATGAGCAATGGCGATCGGCAATTAGTAGCTTTGAGCAAGTAATTGAGATTGATCCTGATTTTTGGGAGGCGCATTATAATCTGGGTATTTGTTGGCGTAAGTTAGAGCAATATGATCGCGCGATCGCTTGCTATGAAAGGGTTAAACCACTCCAGCCCGATCTCGCTGATCTGTATTACAGCTTGGGCAATGTGTTGCTGGATGCGAACCAAATTGACGAGGCGATCGCCACTTTGCAGCATTGCCGCCGACTCCAACCAACCCATGCAGAAGCGCTTGGCAGTCTGGGGTATGGGTTCTATTTAAATGATCAATTAGATCTAGCCCTGGAACATTATCACCAGGCGATCGGATTAGACCCAAACTTGCACTTGGTAAGAACGAACCTGGGCGAGACCCTACTGGAGCTGAATCGGTTAGATCAATCGATCGCTGCCTTTGAAGCAGCCCTGGCGATCGCCCCCGATCAGGCCGAAACCCATGTTAAATATGCCAAAGCTCTACTAACTAATGGTGAGCTAGGGCGTGGTTTTACTGAGCATGAATGGCGTTGGCAAATGGCAAATTATCGTCTACCCAACTGGTCACAACCACTCTGGCAGGGGTTTGAGTTGTCTGAACATAATCGATCGATGCAATCGGTTCCAACAGAATTAACCAACAAAACTCTTTTAATCTGGGCAGAACCAGGCCAATTCTTTGGCGATACGATCCATTTTGGGCGCTATTTACCCCTACTAGCGACGCGATTGCCCCAAACCAGGATAGTTTTGCAATGTCATACTGCGCTGGTTAAATTACTAGAGACGATCGCCGGGCTCGAGGTAATAACCGCCGCTCAATTACCCCAGCTAGAATTTAACTATCACTTGCCTGCATTGAGTCTGCCTCATATTTTTCAAACTAAGATTAATGATATTCCCGATCGCGTTCCCTATCTGGAAGTACCCGCATCGGCGCGATCGCCACAACTAGCTCAAGTTTTTAATGCTAGTAAAACTAATAAATATAAAATTGGCATTGTTTGGGCCAGTGGCAAACGTTCCGGCACTTGGCTCAATCGCTTCTACCGCCATAAATCCTGCCCACTAGAGCTTTTCTTGCCGCTATTGCAACTGCCAGAAGTTGAACTATATAGCCTTCAGGTAGGGGAGGATGCTAAGCAATTAGAACCGCTAGGGCTTGAATTTATAGCAAATAGAGAGGGCGATCGCTCCGTAAACCTAATCACAAACCTCAGCCCATATATCCAGGATTTTGCCGATACCGCTACCCTGATTGAACAACTAGATCTAGTGATCGCCGTTGACACTGCCGTTGCCCACCTGGCAGGAGCAATGGGAAAACCGACCTGGGTATTGCTAGCGACTGATGCAGAATGGCGCTGGCTCCGCGATCGCATCGATTGTCCCTGGTATCCGACCATGCGCTTGTTCAGGCAAACCCATCTGGGCGATTGGCAGGGTGTTTTTGACGAGATACTAGCCGCCCTGGCGATCGAGCTAGGCATTTGA
- a CDS encoding DUF4278 domain-containing protein — translation MGLTYRGVEYDPKNVSVETTEGKTIGKYRGAEIHQHVAKRMPRQPKAHGLKYRGVPVE, via the coding sequence ATGGGACTTACATACCGTGGCGTTGAATATGACCCCAAAAACGTATCAGTAGAAACTACTGAAGGTAAAACGATCGGCAAATATCGTGGTGCAGAAATTCATCAACATGTTGCCAAGCGTATGCCTCGTCAACCTAAAGCACATGGCCTCAAGTATAGAGGTGTGCCGGTTGAGTAG
- a CDS encoding DUF2141 domain-containing protein, translating to MTVRNRISQLQPHFSINAINTIAAIGLGLAYAGVGLFSPAPASAQLAGNLTVEIDNLRDRQGQVCFNLFRTSDGFPSDKQKAVKTDCIEIADEPLEIKLTSLPYGNYAISLYHDRNADNTLNRAAFGMPSEGYGFSNNPRALTGPANFGQSMFILAGRNTNIKVKLTYL from the coding sequence ATGACGGTGCGCAATCGAATTTCTCAGCTTCAGCCACATTTCTCAATTAATGCCATTAATACGATCGCGGCGATCGGCTTAGGGCTTGCCTATGCGGGAGTAGGTCTATTTAGCCCAGCACCAGCTTCAGCCCAGCTAGCCGGTAATCTGACCGTAGAGATTGATAACCTGCGCGATCGGCAGGGACAAGTTTGTTTTAACCTGTTCAGAACTAGTGATGGTTTCCCTAGTGACAAGCAAAAGGCAGTCAAAACCGATTGTATTGAAATCGCCGACGAGCCCCTTGAGATCAAACTCACCAGCCTGCCCTATGGCAACTATGCGATCTCGCTCTATCACGATCGCAACGCTGATAACACTCTCAATCGTGCCGCCTTTGGTATGCCCTCGGAAGGCTATGGCTTTTCTAATAATCCCAGAGCCCTGACCGGCCCAGCTAACTTTGGCCAATCGATGTTTATTTTGGCTGGCCGCAATACCAACATTAAAGTCAAGCTAACTTATCTTTAA
- a CDS encoding B12-binding domain-containing radical SAM protein, with amino-acid sequence MRVLLIYPVFPPTYWSYDKILELVDRKVLLPPLGLITVAAILPQEWEFKLCDRNIRDVTEAEWEWAELVICSAMIVQKPDLLEQIQEAKRRGKTVAVGGPYATSVPSEVREAGADFLVLDEGEITLPMFVEALERGETSGTIRTEEKPDVTITPVPRYDLLELDAYDSMSVQFSRGCPFQCEFCDIIVLYGRKPRTKTPAQLLEELDCLYELGWQRSVFMVDDNFIGNKRNVKLLLKELKVWQQEHQYPFSFNTEASVDLAQDQELMELMVQSNFDAVFLGIETPDEESLKLTKKFQNTRDSLADTIDTLIRAGLRPMAGFIIGFDGEKSGAADRIIQFVEKATIPTAMFGMLQALPHTGLWHRLEKEGRLRVDTKQDINQSSLINFVPTRPVEEIAQEYVEAFWTLYDAENFLDRTYRCFLKLGSPQHKAPFKFPSLVDLRALSIVVWRQGFKRKTRWKFWHHLFGIIKNNPSVWEQYLTICAHNEHFMVYRQIVRDEIEQQLAEFKSRELQEAEPIAS; translated from the coding sequence GTGCGCGTACTACTCATTTATCCGGTATTTCCGCCGACCTACTGGTCCTACGACAAAATTTTAGAACTGGTCGATCGCAAGGTGTTATTGCCGCCCCTGGGCTTGATTACGGTTGCCGCGATTTTGCCCCAGGAATGGGAGTTTAAGCTGTGCGATCGGAATATCCGCGATGTGACCGAGGCGGAATGGGAGTGGGCAGAGCTGGTGATCTGTTCGGCCATGATCGTCCAGAAGCCAGATTTATTGGAGCAAATTCAAGAAGCAAAGCGGCGTGGTAAGACTGTTGCGGTGGGCGGCCCCTATGCCACATCTGTCCCCTCGGAAGTACGAGAGGCAGGCGCTGACTTTTTGGTATTAGATGAAGGCGAAATTACGCTGCCCATGTTTGTAGAAGCCCTGGAAAGAGGCGAAACTAGTGGCACCATTCGCACCGAGGAAAAGCCTGATGTCACAATTACACCAGTACCCCGCTATGACTTACTGGAACTAGATGCCTATGACTCGATGTCGGTGCAGTTCTCGCGCGGCTGTCCATTTCAATGCGAATTCTGCGACATTATTGTGCTCTATGGCCGCAAACCCCGCACCAAAACCCCGGCGCAGCTTCTTGAAGAACTAGACTGCCTCTATGAATTGGGCTGGCAACGCAGCGTATTTATGGTAGATGACAACTTCATCGGCAATAAGCGCAACGTTAAGTTATTGCTCAAGGAATTAAAAGTTTGGCAACAGGAACATCAATATCCATTTAGCTTTAATACCGAAGCGTCAGTCGATCTGGCTCAAGATCAAGAACTGATGGAATTGATGGTGCAGTCTAATTTTGATGCGGTCTTTCTGGGAATTGAAACGCCCGATGAAGAAAGCTTGAAACTAACCAAAAAGTTTCAAAATACCCGTGACTCGCTCGCCGATACGATCGATACTCTGATTCGAGCTGGCCTGCGGCCAATGGCTGGCTTTATTATTGGTTTTGATGGTGAAAAATCTGGTGCAGCGGATCGGATTATTCAGTTTGTGGAAAAGGCCACGATCCCAACAGCTATGTTTGGCATGTTGCAAGCCCTTCCCCATACTGGCCTGTGGCATCGCTTAGAAAAAGAAGGACGATTGCGGGTTGATACCAAACAAGACATTAATCAAAGTAGCTTGATCAACTTTGTGCCCACCCGCCCAGTGGAAGAAATTGCCCAGGAATATGTTGAGGCCTTTTGGACGCTTTATGATGCTGAGAACTTCTTGGATCGCACCTATCGCTGTTTCCTAAAGCTAGGCTCCCCGCAGCATAAGGCTCCATTTAAATTCCCTAGCCTGGTTGATTTGCGAGCCCTGTCGATCGTGGTGTGGCGGCAGGGCTTCAAGCGCAAAACCCGCTGGAAATTCTGGCATCACCTGTTTGGGATTATCAAAAATAACCCATCAGTATGGGAGCAATATTTAACTATTTGTGCCCATAACGAGCATTTTATGGTGTACCGCCAGATTGTGCGTGATGAAATCGAACAGCAATTGGCGGAGTTTAAGTCCAGGGAACTGCAAGAGGCGGAACCGATCGCCAGCTAA
- the fabD gene encoding ACP S-malonyltransferase, which yields MTKTVWVFPGQGSQSVGMGADLLVVGKEKLDQAEAILGWSIAEKCQSSAEELAKTQFTQPCLYTVSAILADLLKAKGIKPDLVTGHSLGEYTALYCAGVIDFAAGLELVKQRSLLMAAASGGAMTALIGFDRPLLEETVAKTEGVIIANDNSDSQVVISGTNEAVQSICDAVKTKRAIPLAVSGAFHSPMMAEAATKFALALAQVEFNDASVPVISNVDPSEATKSGATLRDLAIKQMTSPVRWRQICNYLAANEFKQTIEVGPGKVLTGLIKRSVPGMALVNVSNLEQVEKAG from the coding sequence ATGACAAAAACAGTATGGGTATTCCCTGGGCAAGGTTCCCAGTCCGTTGGTATGGGTGCAGATTTGCTGGTGGTGGGGAAAGAAAAACTCGACCAAGCAGAGGCGATCCTGGGCTGGTCGATCGCCGAAAAGTGCCAGAGCAGCGCCGAGGAACTAGCCAAAACCCAATTTACCCAACCCTGTTTATATACAGTTTCAGCAATCCTGGCTGACTTGCTCAAGGCTAAGGGGATAAAACCTGATTTGGTGACGGGGCATAGCTTAGGGGAATACACGGCACTTTATTGTGCTGGCGTGATTGATTTTGCCGCCGGTTTAGAACTGGTTAAACAACGATCGCTGTTGATGGCGGCGGCCAGTGGTGGTGCGATGACGGCTTTGATTGGTTTCGATCGCCCTTTACTAGAAGAAACTGTTGCTAAGACCGAAGGGGTAATTATTGCCAATGACAATAGTGATTCCCAGGTGGTGATTTCTGGCACCAATGAGGCAGTGCAAAGCATTTGTGATGCGGTAAAAACTAAGCGGGCGATCCCCCTGGCGGTGAGTGGTGCATTCCATTCGCCAATGATGGCTGAGGCGGCGACTAAGTTTGCCCTAGCCCTAGCCCAGGTAGAATTTAATGATGCCAGTGTGCCTGTTATTTCCAATGTCGATCCCTCTGAGGCAACTAAGTCGGGCGCAACCCTGCGCGATCTGGCGATCAAGCAAATGACCTCACCGGTGCGTTGGCGGCAGATTTGCAATTATCTGGCGGCAAATGAATTTAAACAGACGATCGAAGTGGGGCCTGGGAAGGTCTTGACGGGGTTAATTAAGCGCAGTGTGCCAGGTATGGCGTTGGTAAATGTGAGTAATCTAGAGCAGGTTGAAAAGGCAGGTTAG